GCTGAGCTGCCCATGCTTCTCCCTCCAAACTTTCTTGGTCTTTACACACCTCCTGCATGGTTCTGTTTCTGTTTTTGCTTGCTGATGGCATTGGTGGCACAGCGAAGCAACAGCTACGATTAGAATCGGTGTGGCTGGCTGGTCCATCTAACACGCTtgtatttgtataattttttaatgtattttatgattttttttgtgggttttgatttttctattagctagattcattattttttagtagCGGGTCTTttgacttatttaatattttttaagatttttaccttttttttaatatttaatatttagctTTTAAACGATGTTAAAATGTAAACCGGCAGGATGACTGACATTTATATTAACTATACACGTTACCTGTATGCATGCACTGACCAGGGACACAGATTATACTGACACAATTGCTTAATCTTGCATTGGAAAGAGATATGAGTGGACTAACGGAAAGAACAACTGTCACTAGTTTGGACTGTCaacaaattaacataattagataataaataaattttaaatagacaacatacacaaaaattgaaggaaataataaataaaaacggaacgagaatttattatttatttctatagcagtgagataaatatttattattataaaaaaaaataaaatttttgtgttttaatataaactggttttgttttaattttaattttattataattatactttaattattatatatttcaccAATCCAATATAGGCTAAAAAAGAACCAGATGCTGGTCCTCGTGATCTCTTCTGtcgtaattaattaagaattcaggaagaaaaaatgattttgaaaatcAATAATACATCAAATCTTAAATCCTACTTTCCATATCTAAACTACCCACCCACTAGGTAGGGCCCCTAACATTTGTTAGACATTttgtgtataaattttaaatagataaattttaattttattttaaaaaatataattttattttattaataaaatttattttataaaaaataaacttatataaaatttatttatttgaaaccTGTCGTTAATACGAGGATATAGGTGCGAAATAAGTTTGCTTGAACTGCAAAatcttttcaaaagaaaatgatattctCAGTGCTCAACtataatttatctattatttttttatatttaattatttttttaatttttaattttattttatttaatgattaaaaaaatgaagtatTAATAATAGAGTGACGACCTATCACTATccctttttaaaattcttacatTTGAAGTCAGCTTTTTTCATTCGTTAGTCAACAAAGGATAAGAATGCTTAGTCACGCTATACGTAAGTCGGCACTTCCCATCATCTCCAAATCCAAACCCAGCTTCAACTCCCAccactttttttctctctcatggaCCCTGCCGGCACCATCGTCTTCACCACCGTTGGTAGGCCCCAATATGGATTCGACCTCTTCTCTCTCGAACTCTGCCCTTCCACCACCCTGAACAATCCGGAGCATCGCCTCACTGACGGCATCTCCATCAATTTCAATGCCCAGTTCGTCGACGACGATCAGACACTCGTCTTTATCTCCGAGAGAACTGGGTCTCCCCGTATCTACCTATCCAGGCCTGGTCTCCTCATCCCGAAACCACTGCCTTCCTTGCCCAGTAGCCTCTTCCATGACCGCCCGGTCCTCAAGAACGACCGCCTCTACTTCATCTCAGCCCACGAACAACCTGAACGACCCTTTAAGAGCTGGTCTGCTCTCTACTCGACCCGCGTCGAGGAATTGGAACTTACCCGGCTTACTCCGTACGGTGCCGTCGATTATAGTCCTGCTATTTCTCGGTCTGGGAATTTCATAGCCGTTGCTTCTTACGGGAGTCGTCCTTGGAACGGTGAATTCCACGAGCTCCACACTGAAATAGTTGTGTTCCAGCTATCGGACCGGAGTAACCGTATCACTGTGTGCGAACGAGGTGGCTGGCCCAGCTGGTCcggtgactcggtcatttacttCCACCGCCAAGCCGATGATGGTTGGTGGAGCATCTTCCGTGTAGATGTACCGGAAAATCTCGAACGTTCAGGGCTTCCAAACACCGCCACTCGGATCACACCTTCTGGGCTCCACTGCTTCACTCCCGCAGCCATGCACGACGGTAAACGAATAGCAGTTGCGACTCGGCGGCGTGAAAAAAATTTCCGTCACATCGAGATCTTTGACACCGAGTCTAAGACGTTCCTCCCGGTGACCGAGCCTCTGAACCCGAAGTTCCACCACTACAACCCATTTGTATCTCCTGGTTCCCGGTTCCTCGGATACCATAGGTTTCGAGGCGAGTCAACCCAGGGCGAGTCGACAATTCCACATCTTGACCCTGTGACGTCCCCAATCGAACAACTTCGAATGCTTAGGCTAAATGGTTCGTTTCCTTCATTTTCCCCCACCGTCGACCTGATCGCGCTCAATCAAGATTTCGAGTCCAACGCCGGCCTACAGATTATAAAATCAGCCGGTTCTAGGCGATGGGCCCTACTCAAGGACCGTTTGACATTTTACAACTCGTGGAGCCCCACAGAGAAACACGTTATATATACCTCGGTGGGGCCGATATTCGGTTCAGTGAAAGCAACGGTCCAGATTGCAAGGATGGAATTTGATCCGGTTGGTTTGGATGGGGATTGCGAGGTTATAAAGTGCGAGATGAAGATTTTAACGAGAGAGGAGACAGGGAATAATGCCTTCCCGTCTTGTTCGCCAGATGGCAAGTTCATCGTGTTTCGATCTGGACGGTCTGGGCATAAGAATTTGTACATAGTTGACGCCGTCGATGGCGAGTTTAACGGCGGTTTGCGTCAGTTAACTGAGGGTCCATGGATTGATACCATGCCCCATTGGTCACCAAATGGAGATTTGATAGCCTTCTCATCCAACAGACACAACCCAAACAACGTTGATGCGTTTAGCATTTACGTGATCAGGCCCGATGGCTCGGGTTTGCGAAGGATTCACGTGGCAGGTCCGGAGGGTTCGAGTGACGTGGACAGGGAAAGGATCAACCACGTGTGCTTTAGTAAGGATGGGAAATGGCTGCTGTTCACAAGTAACTTGGGCGGGGTGACAGCGGAGCCAGTGTCTTTACCTAATAGTTTTCAACCATATGGTGACCTGCATGTGGTTAGATTGGATGGGAGTCAGCTGACGAGGCTAACATGGAATGGATACGAGAACGGGACGCCAGCGTGGCACCCGTATGATGATGCACTTGATATGGGGCGCATACGTATGGGAAGTGAGGTCGGAGCTGCAGACATGTTGAAAGGAGAATTTGATGATCCACTCTGGATCTCTTGCAACATATGAATGTTTGATATCTCTTGTCTGAGAATGTCAGATAGAATTTTACGgtgatatataaattttgtgtattttttttaaaaaaggtgtGATCATTATATTAAGGTTATGCTTGGTCACTGAAAATTTTTAcaagagaattttgagttttaagattaaatattaaaatattatattttaatattattattgtattgagatttgaaaaagttaaaaaaaagttaaattgtttattatattttgtatggggatttgagaaagttgtaatgataaaatgaaaattttatgtttaagatgaaaatttcttggagccaagcagaacctaaatATTATAATCTATGTACTGTAGGTCTCTCTTTCTTAATTGTGAAAAGAGGGCTACAGAAAATTTGGTATCGGGTGCCAAAtagtataaatcattttttttattttttttatcttttttatttacatatttttaaatcattttaactattttttaaaaaaataataaaatttagaaaattattataaaatattttcttaatcattaagtaaaaataattaaaatgaaataaaaatacaatttgaCCGAAAATTTATGTGGGAATAGTATTTCTCttgtgaaaaatatttagatAGATAATTGAATTAAAACTCCATTTATGATGCAAAAGCAAATCGTCCTGCTTAATCAAACCGAAACCCATTGCTTAGATGAGCACAATCTTCGGAGAGAGTCATCCAATCAGTGTAATTCAACGTTCAGAATGTTGGTCGGAGAAATTATCGAACCAAATCCTAAAAGTCAACGGTGATATGTTTGAACAactgtaaattttaatttttttttcaaaaaattgaatttttttactaaaaaattatttttttatacagatTTATCTGTTTTTTTCCAGCATCATATGAAAGTTATATTTtaagactataaatattattttttttaaatataatttgattttaaaatggtCGATATTTGAACAAGGCTTTTGTTTAAgtaattagaattttatttattttatttttgtggctACATCAGCATATTTGacgatttattaaaaattttcaatggaGGAATCAATTTGATCTATCTTAAGATTATAAAGGAATAAGaaatttaattagaaataatatatagagtagtaatttgattttaaaagaaagtccaattttttatataaatattaaagccaaattttaatattaatggaCACTGCAAATCCAGTAACTCACCTATTCCCAGTTGGATTAACGGCGGCGGAACCTATATATACAAGTTTCATCCTGTTATTCCCTTCACCTAAAGCTTATAATTATCACAATAGCATTGGGGGGAGTCCGTTGTTCTCTGCGAACCCTAGATTAGATCTTCCTTTCTCATCTTcactgttctctctctctctcgcttcgATTGGGGTTTTTTTCTTTCGCTTGTCAATCTCAGACAAACGTACTGAttacagacagacagacagactgAGGAAGACATGGACGATAGCTGTGCCGTGTGCGCCGATGTTCTGGAATGGGTGGCCTACGGTCCCTGTGGGCACCGGGAGGTCTGCTCCACCTGCGTCGCTCGTCTCCGCTTCATTTGCGAAGATCACACCTGTTGCATCTGCAAGACCCATTCCGACATCGTTTTCGTCACCAAGGTTtcaacttcttcttctctctttctctttctctggTATCTCGCGCCTACTACGATTATTCAGACTTTGCTAATAATAATACTGACTCAGCGTatttacgatttttttttttttttctcaattttgatATGGTTTGGTATCCCTTAGGTATATGGTATATGTGAAATTAGGGCGGAAATATATTTATGCCGCACAAAGGAAATACCGAGTAGCATTTAGTTCACTGCGTTTTTGGTTGCTGTGAATTTATGTGGCTCTCTTCATGCATTTGTTTTGAGGTTGAACTCTTCGTCTTTTCAggatattttcttattatttgctTGTCAAACTTAAACCTACAATCAGGCATTTTCctagttttttaaatattaatctgTCACTGCCAAGGCAGTCTGGTAATATCCATTTTACGCACGTGTTTCCGTTGTTTTTTATGATTCTGAAAGAATTataagtttagattttttttaatgtcaaaacttgacattcaattttaaaattattaggtGTTAAAATATTTGTGTAGGAAATTAGACTGAGCATGAACTGGTGTTCTTTGTTCTTTctgatatttattattttcctgtTTATACAATTGCTCTCTttattataaatacatgtgctTTTGCTGTTGTTGCAGGCCTTAGGAGATTATACAAGGATGATTAATGACTTTTCTGTCTTGCCAAAAGGAAGGGAGGGCAGGGTGGGATCATACTATTACCACGAGGGTACTCAAGCATTTTTTGATGACATTGATCATTACAAGATGATCAAGGCAATGTGTAGGCTATCGTGCAGTGTATGTGATAAGACGGAGGGGCAGCCACATGATAGCTCAAAGCGTCGAGCAAATTTTAGGAACATTGAACAGTTGAAGGGTCATTTATTCCATCAACATAAGTTAATTATGTGCAGTCTTTGTTTGGAAGGAAGGAAGGTGAAATGGATAGACTTGACCTCTTGTATGATTCTTGGTAGCAAAAGTGTACTTCTTTAATGGTTTTCATGAGGACTCGTTAGCTTGTTTTGTGTGACCCAGGTGTTTATTTGTGAACAAAAGTTATATACTAGAGCACAATTGAAACAGCATATAAGCACAGGGGACTCTGAGGTGGATGGAACTGAGAGCGAAAGAGGTGGCTTTACTGGGCATCCTTTGTGTGAATTTTGCAGAACCCCATTCTATGGGGAAAATGAACTGTACTCGCATATGTCTACTGAACATTACACCTGTCACATATGCCTCAGGTAAATAAGCAATCTACCATATGTGACAAAAAAATCCTCTGCTTTGATTGCAACAAAGACAAgtattgttaatgatttttcactCTGCTGAATGCAGGCAGCATCCAGGTCACTACGAGTATTATAAGAATTATGACGACCTAGAGGCAAGATACTTGTACTTTCTTTCACTTCTTGTTATAATAAATTCGTGAAGATCCACAATAAGTTTGTGAAGTCCACAGTTCATTATTGTCTTAGCTGGGAACATTTTTCGAAACAGCTGACTGTTTTGTATGACAGATCCACTTCCGTCGACCATTTCTTGTGTGAGGATGACGCCTGCCTAGCCAAAAAGTTTATTGTCTTTCCATCAGGAGAAGCATTGAAGGTGATGTCTTCTAGCATGTGAATGTAGTGTGCATGTGTGCGTTTATGTTCCTGtcctttattttgaatttttgtaaCTCATGGTTTAGCTATATTTCTATCggttactaattttttttttttttttttcagagacATAATGCTCTTGAACATGGAGGAAGAATGTCACGTTCGAAGCGTAATGCTGCTCTGCAGGTATGTAAAATTTATCAATCGTTAGCTATGATCATTTTATCTagttttactgataaaaaaaattatagcttCTTCTTTCTGTCTTATAGATCGTTTCATACATGTATTGCTGCTTTTTGCGtcaattaattttaaacatattttttatagcTCTATTTCTTTGGCTGTATCCTTTGgtaactattttttttcccctcattCTCACAGATTCCGACTAGCTTTCAATATCAACGAAGTAATGAACAAGATCGTCTCCGTGGGAGAGGACGAGCATTTCAAATCAATTCTTCTGAAAGTCAACCTTCTATGGCTATTGAAGCAAGTTTAGAGACAGCTAATGCCGATCATACATTTCATGATCCACCATTAACATCCAATCCGCAAGTTGATCCTGATGCTGAGGGGACAAGCAATATTGATCCGATAATTCAGGAATTTGAATCATTA
This genomic window from Carya illinoinensis cultivar Pawnee chromosome 7, C.illinoinensisPawnee_v1, whole genome shotgun sequence contains:
- the LOC122314776 gene encoding uncharacterized protein LOC122314776, producing MDPAGTIVFTTVGRPQYGFDLFSLELCPSTTLNNPEHRLTDGISINFNAQFVDDDQTLVFISERTGSPRIYLSRPGLLIPKPLPSLPSSLFHDRPVLKNDRLYFISAHEQPERPFKSWSALYSTRVEELELTRLTPYGAVDYSPAISRSGNFIAVASYGSRPWNGEFHELHTEIVVFQLSDRSNRITVCERGGWPSWSGDSVIYFHRQADDGWWSIFRVDVPENLERSGLPNTATRITPSGLHCFTPAAMHDGKRIAVATRRREKNFRHIEIFDTESKTFLPVTEPLNPKFHHYNPFVSPGSRFLGYHRFRGESTQGESTIPHLDPVTSPIEQLRMLRLNGSFPSFSPTVDLIALNQDFESNAGLQIIKSAGSRRWALLKDRLTFYNSWSPTEKHVIYTSVGPIFGSVKATVQIARMEFDPVGLDGDCEVIKCEMKILTREETGNNAFPSCSPDGKFIVFRSGRSGHKNLYIVDAVDGEFNGGLRQLTEGPWIDTMPHWSPNGDLIAFSSNRHNPNNVDAFSIYVIRPDGSGLRRIHVAGPEGSSDVDRERINHVCFSKDGKWLLFTSNLGGVTAEPVSLPNSFQPYGDLHVVRLDGSQLTRLTWNGYENGTPAWHPYDDALDMGRIRMGSEVGAADMLKGEFDDPLWISCNI